CCAAAAAAGAGAAAGTTTATGATCAATtttattactataattttaCATTTACTTGGAATAAAGAACTAAGTTTACATTTAGTTATATTTCTTGACTTCTATCTcatacatatatttcattttatctGACATTATTTTTGCTTGtctattgaaaatttaaaaaaattacattcgTTATACTTTTacaactattaaaataaatatacttttatCCAATTTTTtcgtataaaaaaatatttttttttgggtaggCGATTGCAAAATTTATGGAGAAAACAAGAGGTGGTAAGGTTAAGTTTGATGCTAAACGTGTAGTAATGGCTGGTGGAGCTACTGGAGCTAATGAGACTCTCATGCTTTGTTTGGCTGATCCTGGTGATGCTTTTTTAGTCCCCACACCCTATTACCCAGGGTATGTATACATATTTCTAAATCGAATTCTAACTTATATTTATATCGATCgtgaaaaaaatagatatttctttattaaatattgaattcCTTCTTGCCTATCTAAACTGcgaattatattatattacttAGTTGACCTTTAAAATTAATGTGATATAATATAATTCGTAGTTTTCAAATTGAATAAGTGAAAATAGTCATTTAGTTTATTTAGTAGATAAGTAAAAATGGACGGacgaaatatataaatactattTGACAATGGTAATTGATTGAggggagatttttttttttaatgaaatagcACTAGTAAAGTAATTTAAGAGAGACTATCCGTAATGGTCAAATCTTTAGAACTAATATTAATGGGGGCAACTTTTCCTACCTGTGATTTGTCAAAAAAGTTGGAAAGTAACAAACAAATGATATTTTTGGTTGTCTTTTTATAAGTctatttttttgattaaaaaaaatgaaattttctcatttttaaaaaaattaatggataGTATAAGAATTATAATTACTTTCTTTATCCTGGTTTATGTAACATAGTTTGAATTTCTGATATTTTAAGTTTAACCCTGAATTTATATCAAAGATGTTTAAACCATgtaaaaagtatttatttatttttaagttatgatgattattatttcAGATGAAAAAATTGATTGACTCTTGAAATTTGTGATTATacaatgataaaattatttaatggcTTACATTGGCATGTATTTAAGTCTTCATTTGTATTAAATGCAGATTTAATAGGGACCTAAGGTGGAGAAGTGGTGTACAACTTTTACCAATTTCATGCGAGAGTTgcaataatttcaaaattactaTAGAAGCTATCAAAGAGGCCTATGAAAAAGGTCAACAAGCAAATGTCAAAATCAAAGGCTTGATTTTGACCAACCCTTGTAATCCATTAGGTACCATTTTAGACAGGGACACACTTAAAAAAATCTCCACCTTCACTAACGAACATAATATCCACCTTGTTTGCGACGAAATATATGCTGCTACCGTGTTTAACGCTCCAAAATTCGTTAGCATCGCTGAAATTATCAACGAAGATAATTGTATCAATAAAGATTTAGTACACATTGTGTCTAGTCTTTCCAAGGACTTGGGTTTTCCAGGATTTCGAGTGGGAATTGTGTACTCGTTCAACGATGATGTTGTTAATTGTGCTAGAAAAATGTCGAGTTTTGGTCTTGTTTCGACTCAGACGCAACATTTGCTAGGTTTCATGTTGTCTGACGATGAATTTGTGGAAGAATTTCTTATTGAAAGCGCGAAAAGGTTAAGAGAAAGGTACGAGAAATTCACTAGAGGACTTGAAGAAATAGGGATCAAGTGCTTAGAAAGCAATGCAGGGGTTTATTGTTGGATGGATTTGCGGTCATTGTTGAAAGAAGCAACACTAGATGCTGAGATGTCACTTTGGAAACTCATTATAAACGAAGTTAAGCTCAACGTCTCCCCTGGATCTTCGTTCAATTGCTCGGAGGTAGGATGGTTTCGAGTTTGTTTTGCAAATATCGATGATCAAACAATGGAGATCGCACTTGCAAGGATTCGGATGTTTATGGATGCTTACAACAGTGTTAATAAAAATGGAGTCATGAAGAACAAGCACAATGGAAGAGGAACAACCTACGGCTTAACTCCTCAAATGGGGAGTACGATGAAAATGTTATTAGCTTAAATATCATGTCTCCTAATTCTCCCATTCCTCGCGAGCAAGGAATTAAAAGACAAAATTATTGTTGTACAATC
The window above is part of the Solanum pennellii chromosome 5, SPENNV200 genome. Proteins encoded here:
- the LOC107018465 gene encoding LOW QUALITY PROTEIN: 1-aminocyclopropane-1-carboxylate synthase 4-like (The sequence of the model RefSeq protein was modified relative to this genomic sequence to represent the inferred CDS: inserted 1 base in 1 codon) — protein: MDLETSEISNYKSSVVLSKLASNEQHGENSPYFDGWKAYDNDPFHLVNNLNGVIQMGLAENQLSVDLIEEWIKRNPKASICTNDGIESFRRIANFQDYHGLPEFTNAIAKFMEKTRGGKVKFDAKRVVMAGGATGANETLMLCLADPGDAFLVPTPYYPGFNRDLRWRSGVQLLPISCESCNNFKITIEAIKEAYEKGQQANVKIKGLILTNPCNPLGTILDRDTLKKISTFTNEHNIHLVCDEIYAATVFNAPKFVSIAEIINEDNCINKDLVHIVSSLSKDLGFPGFRVGIVYSFNDDVVNCARKMSSFGLVSTQTQHLLGFMLSDDEFVEEFLIESAKRLRERYEKFTRGLEEIGIKCLESNAGVYCWMDLRSLLKEATLDAEMSLWKLIINEVKLNVSPGSSFNCSEVGWFRVCFANIDDQTMEIALARIRMFMDAYNSVNKNGVMKNKHNGRXNNLRLNSSNGEYDENVISLNIMSPNSPIPREQGIKRQNYCCTIK